A genomic window from Triticum urartu cultivar G1812 chromosome 7, Tu2.1, whole genome shotgun sequence includes:
- the LOC125525971 gene encoding thiamine thiazole synthase 2, chloroplastic, which translates to MAAMATTASSLLKTSFSGVRLPAAARTPSCVATPRAGAICNSISSSTPPYDLNAFKFSPIKESIVSREMTRRYMTDMITYADTDVVIVGAGSAGLSCAYELSKDPSISIAIIEQSVSPGGGAWLGGQLFSAMVVRKPAHLFLDELNIEYDEQEDYVVIKHAALFTSTVMSRLLARPNVKLFNAVAVEDLIVKEDRVAGVVTNWALVSMNHDTQSCMDPNVMEAKVVVSSCGHDGPFGATGVKRLQDIGMIQAVPGMKALDMNTAEDAIVRLTREVVPGMIVTGMEVAEIDGAPRMGPTFGAMMISGQKAAHLALKALGRPNGIDGTLKNVTPALHPEMILAATNNGDIVDA; encoded by the exons ATGGCAGCCATGGCCACCACCGCCTCCAGCCTCCTCAAGACCTCCTTCTCCGGCGTCCGCCTCCCGGCGGCGGCCCGCACCCCGTCCTGCGTCGCCACCCCGCGCGCCGGCGCCATCTGCAactccatctcctcctccacCCCACCCTACGACCTCAACGCCTTCAAGTTCAGCCCCATCAAGGAGTCCATCGTCTCCCGCGAGATGACCCGCCGCTACATGACCGACATGATCACCTACGCCGACACCGACGTCGTCATCGTCGGCGCCGGATCCGCGGGGCTGTCCTGCGCGTACGAGCTCTCCAAGGACCCCTCCATCAGCATCGCCATCATCGAGCAGTCCGTGTCCCCCGGCGGCGGCGCGTGGCTCGGCGGCCAGCTCTTCTCCGCCATGGTCGTGCGCAAGCCGGCGCACCTCTTCCTCGACGAGCTCAACATCGAGTACGACGAGCAGGAGGACTACGTCGTCATCAAGCACGCCGCGCTCTTCACCTCCACCGTCATGAGCCGCCTCCTCGCGCGCCCCAACGTCAAGCTCTTCAACGCCGTCGCCGTGGAGGACCTCATCGTCAAGGAGGACCGCGTCGCCGGCGTCGTCACCAACTGGGCGCTCGTCTCCATGAACCACGACACACAGTCCTGCATGGACCCCAACGTCATGGAGGCCAAGGTCGTGGTGAGCTCCTGCGGCCACGACGGGCCCTTCGGCGCCACCGGGGTCAAGCGGCTCCAGGACATCGGCATGATCCAGGCGGTGCCCGGGATGAAGGCGCTCGACATGAACACGGCCGAGGATGCCATCGTGCGCCTCACCCGCGAGGTTGTCCCCGGCATGATTGTCACCGGCATGGAGGTCGCCGAGATCGACGGCGCCCCGAGAATG GGCCCGACCTTCGGCGCCATGATGATCTCCGGCCAGAAGGCGGCGCACCTGGCGCTCAAGGCCCTCGGCCGGCCGAACGGCATCGACGGGACGCTCAAGAACGTGACCCCGGCGCTGCACCCGGAGATGATCCTGGCGGCGACCAACAACGGCGACATCGTGGACGCCTAA